The segment CTGCATGTGTAAAACCTGAAACTGTAAATAAATTACTTTTACGTGGATGGGCCTTAGATTTGCCAACCGTTAGCAGTTTTGAGGAATGTGAATCCGCAGGAAATCCAGTGATGGAATCTTATCCAAGACAATGCAAAACTCCAGATGGAAAACACTTTGTTGAGCAGATCAACTCCAAAATGATGAGCCCGGAATCTAAATGTGAAAAATATGGTGGAACATGGTCTGCTGAGATAAATGAATGTGAATCCCTCTTGACTTTGGATGAATTTACAAAAATATTGTTTGAAACACAAGACATTAATTCTATTTCTCAACAGTTTGGAAAACCTCATGATGATATTGGAAGTGGAATCCACATCTACGTGTATTATCTAAACGACGATACACAAATTTGGATAGGATATACTGATGAAATCATGTATGTAAAACATATTGATGCAGATGGCAACTTGATTGATATTTTATATGAAATCTCATCTTAATTCAAATAGATTCTATATCTGATGAAATTTTTAATTTTATCTGTCTCTTAATTGATGACAATCACAATTGCACCCAGTTTGGCATTTCATTCTTTTACAATCAGAGCATGTTTTCTTATTCCAATATGGGGCCATATTCAATAATTGTATTTATTTTGTAATTATCTAACCTTTTCTTAGTTTTCCACGTTTAATGTTTTTATGAAAAGTTGAAATTATACATTATTTGTAATCATTATGTTATATGATGTCTAAGTTCTGGTTGCTTTACGTAATACTGGCACTTGCTTTTACTTTTCCACTTTCTTATGCTCAACATCATGGCGGTGAACAAGCTCCGCCAATCAGCTTTGGTTCTGGAGAGGTAACTGTAAGCACCACATTGTTTCCAGCAGATTTTACTCCTCAAAAATATTCTGATGTAAATTTGAAATTAAGATTTTTTGATGTACAATCTAATATTAATGTGGAAAATGTTAGCTACAGAGTTCAGATATTTTACGGTGAATCTCTTGTTGCTAATCAAATGTTTTTTGACAAAGATGGAGAACTAGTTGTCAAAATACAGCCCAAATCAAATTGCACACAAGAAGATCTATGGAAATGCACAAAATATTATGGTGATGTTGATGCTATTGTTCCAAACGCCTTAACTTCCACACCTTCTAGCATTCCAGTTATCTCGGGGCCGGTTTTTACTCAAAGTGGTCAGTATACCGTAAAAACGGACATAATAGGTGCAAAAAATCCAAAGACGCAAACTTCTCAGGATATTCACTTTGAAACAATCGTAATTATCCCTAATGAACAAGAATTCAAGATATCTTCGTCTGGTACTGATTATCAAATTTTTGCAAAAAATTTCCAAGGACCATTAACTAATTTTCAGTTTGATGATTCATCCAAATCTATTTCTTTTGAAATGCCATTTGATTGGGAACATGTGGCCCATGTGGATTTCGTAAAGAATTATTTTGAAATTCCAAAAAACTTTTTGCCTTTAGAAAATGTTGTTAGCTTTAATGGTAAAGCAAATGGAATGCCAATCTTTCCAATAGATTTACACTATGACAAATATTCAGACAAAGATAGTAACATACTGCATTTTATGATTCATAATGATGAGCTAAAAAAATTCAAAAGTTCAGACTCTAAACTTAAAGTTGTTATTACTCCTGAATCCCAATCATCAATAATTTCTAAAGAACTTTTCTTTGATAATGGAATTAAGGCCATTGCGTCTTATGATTCCAGATATTCTGAAAATAAAAATACTTTGTTC is part of the Nitrosarchaeum sp. genome and harbors:
- a CDS encoding peptidase produces the protein MSKFWLLYVILALAFTFPLSYAQHHGGEQAPPISFGSGEVTVSTTLFPADFTPQKYSDVNLKLRFFDVQSNINVENVSYRVQIFYGESLVANQMFFDKDGELVVKIQPKSNCTQEDLWKCTKYYGDVDAIVPNALTSTPSSIPVISGPVFTQSGQYTVKTDIIGAKNPKTQTSQDIHFETIVIIPNEQEFKISSSGTDYQIFAKNFQGPLTNFQFDDSSKSISFEMPFDWEHVAHVDFVKNYFEIPKNFLPLENVVSFNGKANGMPIFPIDLHYDKYSDKDSNILHFMIHNDELKKFKSSDSKLKVVITPESQSSIISKELFFDNGIKAIASYDSRYSENKNTLFTIVFFDSKGNLSSDIRYGYGIKDPTGKETVNTGGNLSLLGIELPNGIDSQVLSTPMPGKYSMQIVLLGIEQNSFDRPMFQKFDLELSSDVKKTESPEIPTWIKNNAGWWADGKIDDNSFVQGIQFLIKEKIMNIPSTQSSGNGSDEIPSWIKNNAKWWADGKIDDNSFVQGIQFLVNAGIINP